One genomic region from Pigmentibacter ruber encodes:
- a CDS encoding ATP-grasp domain-containing protein, with protein MKKKILILNRWDDEFSDYRQVLSKNDFEIHMICKKGCERVIELNQCESYVIVDNLSYEECYSKLEEKYSTKFQFDLLISLSEFDMIESAKLREKLNIPGPKLAEVICWRDKNIMKKVVAENSLKVPDWKLVSSKQNIIDFFLRHENGIVLKPLSEAASNGVFICKSFKDIDEIFSKIENNIDNYEMEEFLANKIGHIDGIMRNGEIIFGIVSEYIGDCLSFREGNSLGSVTIDNLEEKSKYLNFAQSCLNALKVENSVFHLEFFFAQNPIFLEVGVRMGGGEIPFVVKEVFGVNLFTEWLKLLTGQDLFLHAYQTNKQENKIAGFLMLPEVIGKKLIKINFESYLISELYFKYYAKLGQVFDGNGGYEKILARFRYKGQTSQQIKMAIQLTQKHFQAQFELV; from the coding sequence ATGAAGAAAAAAATTTTAATTTTGAATAGATGGGATGATGAGTTTTCAGATTATCGTCAAGTTCTTTCAAAAAATGATTTTGAAATTCACATGATATGTAAAAAGGGATGTGAGAGAGTTATTGAGTTAAATCAGTGTGAAAGCTATGTTATAGTAGATAATTTATCATATGAAGAATGTTATTCAAAATTAGAAGAAAAATATTCAACTAAATTTCAATTTGATTTGTTAATTTCATTATCTGAATTTGATATGATAGAGTCAGCAAAATTAAGAGAAAAATTAAATATACCAGGACCTAAATTAGCAGAAGTTATTTGTTGGCGTGACAAAAATATTATGAAAAAAGTGGTTGCAGAGAATTCTTTAAAAGTTCCTGATTGGAAATTAGTTTCATCAAAACAAAATATCATTGATTTTTTTCTTAGGCATGAAAATGGAATAGTTTTAAAGCCATTAAGCGAAGCTGCAAGTAATGGTGTATTTATCTGTAAATCTTTCAAGGATATTGATGAAATTTTTTCAAAAATAGAAAATAATATAGATAACTATGAGATGGAAGAATTTTTAGCAAATAAAATAGGTCACATTGACGGAATAATGAGAAATGGCGAAATTATTTTTGGGATAGTAAGTGAATATATTGGAGATTGTCTTTCTTTTAGAGAGGGTAATTCTTTAGGATCTGTAACAATTGATAATCTAGAAGAAAAAAGTAAATATTTAAACTTTGCTCAGAGTTGTTTGAATGCTTTGAAAGTAGAAAATAGCGTTTTCCATTTGGAATTTTTCTTTGCTCAAAACCCCATATTTTTAGAAGTTGGAGTTCGAATGGGTGGAGGTGAAATTCCATTTGTTGTAAAAGAAGTATTTGGAGTTAATTTATTTACAGAATGGTTAAAATTATTAACAGGACAAGATCTCTTTTTACATGCATATCAAACTAATAAGCAAGAAAATAAAATAGCTGGATTTTTAATGTTGCCTGAAGTTATAGGAAAAAAATTAATTAAAATAAATTTTGAAAGCTATTTAATTTCGGAGTTATATTTTAAATATTATGCAAAATTAGGTCAAGTTTTTGATGGAAACGGCGGT